One Cervus canadensis isolate Bull #8, Minnesota chromosome 1, ASM1932006v1, whole genome shotgun sequence genomic window carries:
- the SPPL2C gene encoding signal peptide peptidase-like 2C, which translates to MACLGFLLFFLLLFLLASTAAQGEYGVVHVVSDNWSKDYCILFRSDYVTLPRDLQHAPLLPLHDGTGTPWCPGQDSSHQAHPDGSASQRPLHRTTAMVMRGNCSFYDKGWLAQGRGAHGLLIVSRVSGQQCSDITPVAQNPRKPLPDLTIPVAVLRYTDMLDILSHTHGGNGVHVALYAPPEPILDYNMVVIFLLAVGTVAVGGYWAGVTEAERLQRRRARGGGGPGGHPPQGALAARRGPEDDDEDAPVDFTPAMTGAVVTMSCSIMLLLYFFYDCFVYVMIAIFGLGAGTGLYSCLVPVVRHLPVWRDQRPRPGRRARLQLPLLLLAGLCLVVTALWVAYRNEDRWAWLLQDTLGVAYCLFVLRRMRLPTLQSCASFLLALLVFDVFFVFITPLLTRTGESIMVGVASGPADSLSHERLPMVLKVPRLSFSALTLCDQPFSILGFGDIVVPGFLVAYCHRFDVQIRSRQVYFAACTAAYAAGLLVTFLAMAFMQMGQPALLYLVSSTLLTSLAVAACRQELALFWTGQVRAKALTRPVPGFCSAPSVGSEQKREHAADTHRVWEFEGATISTLAGDLDSSLGEGTAETVTISEDEATSPEGHSDSSEGWSDANLEPNDLSSTPSGASEELLPLMPTAMLIPLRPPPSELGHIQAQAQAHAHEASLPWTGLHKRNGLKVKKSMSTQAPL; encoded by the coding sequence ATGGCGTGCCTGggtttcctcctctttttcctcctcctcttcctcctggccaGCACCGCGGCCCAGGGGGAGTACGGCGTGGTCCACGTGGTGTCGGACAACTGGAGCAAGGACTACTGCATCCTCTTCCGCTCCGACTACGTCACCCTGCCCCGGGACCTGCAGCACGCCCCGCTCCTGCCCCTGCACGACGGCACGGGCACGCCCTGGTGCCCAGGCCAGGACTCCTCCCACCAGGCCCACCCCGACGGCTCCGCCAGCCAGCGGCCCCTCCATCGGACCACCGCCATGGTCATGAGGGGCAACTGCAGCTTCTACGACAAAGGCTGGCTGGCTCAGGGCCGAGGCGCCCACGGGTTGCTCATCGTGAGCCGGGTCAGCGGCCAACAGTGCTCAGACATCACCCCGGTGGCCCAGAACCCCCGCAAGCCCCTCCCAGACCTCACCATCCCCGTGGCCGTGCTCCGCTACACCGACATGCTGGACATCCTCAGCCACACCCACGGAGGCAACGGGGTCCACGTGGCCTTGTACGCCCCCCCGGAGCCCATCCTCGACTACAACATGGTGGTCATCTTCCTCCTGGCCGTGGGCACCGTGGCCGTGGGCGGCTACTGGGCCGGCGTGACTGAGGCTGAAAGGCTGCAGCGGCGCCGGGCGCGAGGGGGCGGGGGGCCCGGCGGTCACCCTCCGCAGGGAGCCCTGGCGGCCCGGCGGGGGCCTGAAGACGACGACGAGGATGCGCCGGTGGACTTCACGCCGGCCATGACGGGCGCGGTGGTCACCATGTCCTGCTCCATCATGCTGCTGCTCTATTTCTTCTACGACTGCTTTGTCTACGTCATGATCGCCATCTTCGGGCTGGGCGCGGGCACCGGCCTCTACAGCTGCTTGGTGCCCGTGGTGCGCCACCTGCCCGTGTGGCGGGACCAGCGGCCCCGGCCCGGCCGCCGGGCCCGCCTGCAGCTGCCCCTGCTGCTCCTGGCTGGCCTGTGCCTGGTGGTGACGGCCCTCTGGGTCGCCTACCGGAACGAGGACCGCTGGGCGTGGCTGCTGCAGGACACGCTGGGCGTGGCCTACTGCCTCTTCGTCCTGCGGCGCATGCGCCTGCCCACCCTCCAGAGCTGCGCCTCCTTCCTGCTGGCCCTGCTAGTCTTCGACGTCTTCTTCGTCTTCATCACACCCCTGCTCACCAGGACCGGCGAGAGCATCATGGTTGGGGTGGCCTCGGGCCCGGCAGATTCCTTGAGCCATGAGAGGCTGCCCATGGTCCTCAAGGTGCCCCGGCTGAGCTTCTCGGCCTTGACCCTGTGTGACCAGCCCTTCTCCATCCTCGGCTTCGGCGACATCGTGGTCCCCGGCTTCCTGGTGGCCTACTGTCACCGCTTTGATGTGCAGATCCGCTCGCGGCAGGTCTACTTCGCGGCCTGCACAGCAGCCTACGCTGCGGGCCTGCTGGTCACCTTCTTGGCCATGGCCTTCATGCAGATGGGCCAGCCTGCCCTACTATACTTGGTGTCTAGCACCCTACTCACCAGCCTGGCCGTGGCCGCCTGCCGCCAAGAGCTCGCCCTCTTCTGGACAGGCCAGGTGAGAGCCAAGGCCCTCACCCGGCCTGTGCCAGGGTTCTGCAGTGCCCCTTCCGTTGGTTCTGAGCAGAAGCGGGAGCATGCAGCAGACACCCACAGAGTCTGGGAGTTCGAGGGGGCCACCATCTCTACCCTGGCAGGAGACTTAGACAGCAGCCTTGGGGAGGGCACGGCTGAGACTGTCACCATATCTGAGGATGAAGCCACCAGCCCAGAAGGCCACAGTGACAGCTCTGAGGGTTGGAGCGATGCCAACCTGGAGCCCAATGACCTGTCGAGTACCCCTTCTGGGGCCTCAGAGGAGCTCTTACCACTGATGCCAACAGCTATGCTGATACCGCTCAGGCCGCCGCCCTCGGAGCTGGGCCACatccaggcccaggcccaggcccacgCCCACGAGGCCAGCCTGCCCTGGACTGGCCTCCACAAGAGGAATGGCCTTAAGGTAAAGAAGAGCATGTCGACCCAAGCTCCCTTGTGA